A DNA window from Onychostoma macrolepis isolate SWU-2019 chromosome 13, ASM1243209v1, whole genome shotgun sequence contains the following coding sequences:
- the slc25a16 gene encoding graves disease carrier protein translates to MTTEAVSSGTRAQIPAPVQKDYYYWLRSFTAGGVAGCCAKSTIAPLDRVKILLQAQNPHYKHLGVFATLKAVPKKEGFLGLYKGNGAMMIRIFPYGAIQFMAFDNYKKFLNTRLGISGHIHRLMAGSMAGMTAVICTYPLDVIRARLAFQVTGEHRYTGIRNAFQTIYLKEGGISGFYHGLTPTIIGMAPYAGFSFFTFGTLKTLGLSHFPELLGKPTLDNPDVLVLKTHVNLMCGGVAGAIAQTISYPLDVARRRMQLGTSLPDFDKCCSLTKTLKYVYTQYGVKKGLYRGLSLNYIRCIPSQAVAFTTYEFMKQVLHLN, encoded by the exons ATGACGACAGAGGCTGTGTCCTCAGGGACCCGGGCTCAGATCCCAGCTCCTGTCCAGAAAGACTACTACTACTGGTTACGCTCTTTCACAGCTGGAG gtGTTGCAGGATGCTGTGCCAAGTCCACCATAGCGCCTCTTGACAGAGTGAAAATTTTACTACAAGCTCAAAATCCTCATTACAAACACCTTG gagtGTTTGCCACACTTAAGGCAGTGCCAAAAAAAGAGGGTTTTCTTGGACTATATAAAGGAAATGGAGCCATGATGATCAGGATTTTCCCATATGGAGCCATTCAGTTTATGGCTTTTGATAACTACAAAAAG TTCCTTAACACACGACTTGGAATATCTGGGCATATTCATCGGCTCATGGCAGGATCTATGGCAG GGATGACTGCAGTTATTTGCACCTATCCACTCGATGTCATCCGAGCTCGCTTGGCGTTTCAAGTGACAGGAGAGCATCGCTACACTGGCATACGAAACGCCTTTCAGACTATTTACCTTAAG GAAGGAGGAATTTCTGGATTCTACCATGGTCTGACCCCTACAATAATTGGCATGGCTCCATATGCAg gcttttctttttttacattcgGTACATTGAAGACTCTGGGACTCTCTCACTTCCCAGAGCTCCTAGGCAAGCCAACTCTTGACAACCCTGATGTTCTAGTGCTGAAGACTCACGTCAATCTGATGTGTGGTGGAGTTGCTGGAGCAATTGCTCAAACTATATC ATATCCACTAGATGTTGCCCGGAGGAGAATGCAGTTAGGTACGTCACTGCCTGATTTTGACAAATGTTG CAGCCTCACAAAAACTCTCAAGTATGTGTACACCCAGTATGGTGTCAAGAAAGGACTGTATCGTGGCCTTTCCCTCAACTACATCCGCTGTATACCATCACAAGCCGTTGCCTTCACCACTTATGAGTTCATGAAGCAAGTTCTTCACCTAAACTAG